From Ipomoea triloba cultivar NCNSP0323 chromosome 5, ASM357664v1, the proteins below share one genomic window:
- the LOC116020084 gene encoding uncharacterized protein LOC116020084, which translates to MAPSLFCCCGKRSASSAPKDDDDNAAAEEDEGEAARDGPVVVELFSSQGCATSPEAELLFSRIGRGDFDVEVPPLVLLAFHVDYWDYTGWKDPFGCSQWTVRQKGYVESLQLDTMFTPLLVVQSQAQCVGNDQDAVLTSIKSAPRFPPLSFQAKFEKPTPETLEVSLTGTLRNKVDSNGVNIMVVLLECGLVTQCEEGENKGKVLANDYVVRRLEKLCEVKDISGKKTLSETVKFSLWESFNSGKCGMAVFMENGCRHILGSQKFQLPNDL; encoded by the exons ATGGCGCCAAGTCTCTTCTGCTGCTGCGGCAAACGCTCCGCCTCTTCCGCGCCCAAGGACGACGACGACAACGCCGCCGCGGAAGAAGACGAGGGGGAGGCGGCGAGGGATGGGCCGGTGGTGGTGGAGCTCTTCTCGTCGCAGGGCTGCGCCACCTCACCGGAGGCCGAGCTGCTCTTCTCGCGGATAGGGCGCGGGGATTTCGACGTGGAGGTGCCCCCGCTCGTCCTGCTGGCTTTCCATGTTGACTATTGGGATTATACGGGGTGGAAGGACCCGTTTGGTTGTAGCCAATGGACCGTCCGGCAAAAAGGCTATGTGGAATCGCTTCAGCTGGATACCATGTTCACGCCGTTGCTGGTGGTTCAGAGCCAGGCTCAGTGTGTTGGGAATGACCAGGATGCTGTCTTGACCTCCATCAAGTCCGCCCCTAGGTTCCCACCCCTATCGTTTCAG GCAAAGTTCGAAAAGCCAACACCAGAGACATTGGAAGTGTCCCTGACAGGAACTCTAAGGAACAAGGTGGATAGCAATGGAGTCAACATCATGGTGGTTCTACTCGAGTGCGGTTTGGTGACACAGTGCGAGGAGGGAGAGAACAAAGGCAAAGTTCTGGCAAATGACTATGTGGTCAGGAGGCTTGAGAAGCTCTGTGAAGTTAAAGATATCTCTGGGAAGAAGACACTCTCAGAAACAGTCAAATTCTCACTCTGGGAAAGCTTCAACAGTGGCAAATGTGGCATGGCTGTGTTCATGGAAAATGGGTGTCGTCATATTTTGGGTTCACAGAAATTCCAGTTGCCAAATGATCTGTAA
- the LOC116019917 gene encoding probable galacturonosyltransferase 10: MRRRSFDLRSRPSKRRYSKLGWLVFCAFLALLFFVIVRQKSSSPSTPSLIQGFNRRNKFLEGFNITEEMLDPHSISRQVNDQISLAKSFVLIAKESNNLQLAWEISAKIHKSQVLLSNSATRKTPLTMKEAESRIREMALLLCQAQQLHYDSATMIMRLKANIQSLGEQLNSVTEKSSKYGQIAAEEVPKGLYCLGVRLTVDWFQNKKLQEKQPGEGLVAKKLEDNNLYHFCVFSDNILATSVVVNSTALNAKNPERIVFHIVTDEINYAPMKAWFSMNSFRGVSIEVQKFEDFSWLNASYVPVLKQLQDSDTQNYYFSGSQDGGKTPIKYRNPKYLSMLNHLRFYIPEVFPKLDKIVFLDDDIVVQKDLSPLFSIDLKGNVNGAVETCTETFHRYHKYLNSSHPLIRSHFNPDACGWAFGMNIFDLVQWRRKNVTGIYHYWQEKNADRTLWKLGTLPPGLLTFYGLTQPLDRSWHVLGLGYTSVDPQLIEKGAVLHFNGNSKPWLKIGMEKYKPLWNKYIDYSHPLLQQCNIH, encoded by the exons ATGAGGCGAAGGTCGTTCGATCTTCGAAGCAGACCCTCAAAGAGACGCTACTCCAAGCTGGGATGGCTGGTATTCTGCGCCTTCTTAGCGCTTCTCTTCTTCGTCATCGTTCGTCAGAAAAGCTCTTCTCCCTCTACCCCTTCTTTAATCCAG GGATTTAATAGACGGAACAAATTTCTGGAAGGTTTTAACATCACCGAAGAAATGTTGGACCCTCATTCAATCAGTAGGCAAGTGAATGATCAAATATCTCTTGCTAAATCCTTTGTTCTGATTGCAAAAGAGAGCAACAACCTTCAACTTGCATGGGAGATAAGTGCCAAGATTCACAAATCACAAGTACTCCTATCAAATTCAGCAACGAGGAAAACCCCGTTAACAATGAAAGAGGCAGAATCAAGAATCCGTGAAATGGCACTTCTGCTTTGTCAAGCCCAGCAACTTCACTATGATAGTGCAACCATGATTATGAGATTAAAGGCCAATATCCAATCACTTGGAGAACAATTGAATTCCGTGACGGAGAAGAGCTCAAAGTATGGACAAATAGCAGCTGAGGAAGTGCCAAAGGGTCTATACTGCCTGGGTGTTAGGTTAACTGTTGATTGGTTCCAGAACAAAAAGCTGCAGGAGAAACAGCCGGGGGAGGGTCTGGTTGCCAAGAAACTCGAGGATAATAACCTTTatcatttttgtgttttttctgACAACATCCTAGCTACTTCAGTCGTGGTCAATTCAACAGCGTTAAATGCCAAGAATCCAGAGCGGATTGTCTTCCACATTGTGACTGACGAAATAAACTATGCTCCAATGAAAGCCTGGTTTTCTATGAATTCTTTCCGCGGTGTTTCAATAGAAGTTCAGAAGTTTGAAGACTTCAGTTGGTTGAATGCTTCTTACGTCCCTGTTCTTAAGCAGCTGCAAGACTCGGACACCCAAAATTATTACTTCTCTGGAAGTCAGGATGGTGGTAAAACCCCTATAAAATACCGTAACCCAAAGTACCTCTCAATGCTCAACCACCTTAGGTTCTATATTCCCGAAGTTTTTCCAAAGCTTGATAAGATAGTATTTCTTGACGATGATATTGTGGTTCAAAAGGATCTATCACCATTGTTCTCCATTGATTTGAAAGGAAACGTGAATGGAGCTGTCGAGACTTGCACGGAGACATTCCACAGATACCACAAATACTTGAACTCCTCCCACCCACTTATACGCTCACATTTCAATCCAGATGCTTGTGGCTGGGCCTTTGGCATGAATATCTTTGATTTGGTTcaatggaggaggaagaacgTGACTGGTATATATCACTACTGGCAGGAGAAGAACGCAGATCGAACACTATGGAAGCTCGGAACCTTGCCACCCGGGCTTCTGACCTTCTACGGGTTGACTCAACCGCTGGATCGTAGTTGGCATGTTTTGGGATTGGGATACACAAGCGTCGATCCACAGCTGATTGAGAAAGGTGCAGTTCTACATTTCAATGGAAACTCCAAGCCATGGCTGAAGATTGGAATGGAGAAGTACAAACCACTGTGGAACAAATACATAGATTATTCTCATCCTCTGTTGCAACAATGCAATATCCATTGA
- the LOC116019223 gene encoding uncharacterized protein LOC116019223 — MVIRKPNPRIPSAKGNGRKAKSDGIELLVKNGSEPADHWEFLDEIDAPMWVDLSVESKSMYTDKDDEWFHMSHLFHQSSSKELKAAFSRIGEICAEMDFGGHEQSSPKLPPSVGRSRGKDYRSREWGKGNRKISLGKKHPVKDLNSKSSRVNSGFTKAVKDRTSHVNVKHRGASKSISVGPSSLSLNSKPPCSQPIPSRGSVAAERGESSLSTVTSEVSDQRHQKSSVTSNSSSTVTYEDVEQQHKNSLEMRNSTCTVTSRLTELQPRKCTDINSQVFGRTSDFLSTLRVSVRKSCVTRQALRLVVNSPRQSEGRKSASSSKSSIESSNPHEDRNQSTSQTKGTTPDSRNVFGLNDPPKEKTKLPRMYKGHHRTNTTQQKAFVPNRGNGNVPSNEVRKTKESTGTKIKRTMATGKENAPRIVVPKSSSRERAATVKVQVPKVSKERIPGTSSSTTLTGVKARVDNRREVKNPRKMAEQVFLR, encoded by the exons ATGGTTATTAGAAAGCCGAATCCCCGTATTCCTTCTGCGAAGGGCAATGGAAGAAAAGCGAAGAGTGATGGGATTGAACTGTTGGTCAAGAATGGCTCTGAACCAGCCGACCATTGGGAGTTTCTG GATGAGATTGATGCTCCCATGTGGGTGGATCTCAGTGTTGAATCTAAGTCTATGTACACTGACAA GGATGATGAATGGTTCCACATGAGCCATCT GTTTCATCAATCGTCTTCCAAAGAATTGAAAGCTGCATTTTCTCGCATTGGGGAGATCTGTGCAGAAATGGACTTTGGCGGGCACGAACAATCTTCCCCGAAGCTTCCACCCTCGGTGGGAAGATCGAGAGGTAAAGATTACAGGAGTAGGGAGTGGGGGAAAGGAAACCGCAAGATTAGCTTGGGTAAGAAGCATCCGGTTAAGGACTTAAACAGTAAATCTTCACGGGTGAACTCGGGGTTTACTAAAGCTGTGAAAGATCGAACAAGCCACGTAAATGTAAAACACCGTGGGGCTTCAAAATCTATTTCTGTTGGCCCGAGCAGCTTGTCTCTAAATTCTAAACCCCCCTGCTCTCAACCAATTCCCAGTCGTGGTTCTGTAGCTGCTGAGAGAGGCGAAAGCAGTTTAAGTACCGTTACATCTGAGGTTAGCGATCAACGGCATCAGAAGTCCTCGGTGACAAGTAATTCAAGCAGCACCGTTACTTATGAGGATGTCGAACAACAACATAAGAACTCTCTGGAGATGAGAAATTCAACGTGCACCGTAACATCTAGACTTACTGAACTGCAACCTCGAAAGTGCACAGACATAAACAGTCAAGTATTTGGGCGAACTAGTGATTTCTTGTCGACTCTAAGGGTTAGTGTTAGGAAAAGTTGTGTTACTAGACAGGCATTAAGGCTGGTGGTTAATAGTCCGAGGCAATCTGAAGGTCGAAAATCTGCTTCTTCAAGCAAATCAAGCATAGAGTCTTCAAATCCTCACGAGGATAGAAACCAATCTACAAGCCAAACTAAAGGCACAACTCCAGATAGTAGAAATGTCTTCGGATTGAATGACCCCCCAAAAGAAAAGACGAAGCTACCACGAATGTACAAG GGTCATCACCGTACTAATACAACACAACAGAAAGCTTTTGTTCCCAATCGAGGCAACGGAAATGTTCCCTCAAATGAGGTTAGGAAGACTAAAGAGAGCACGGGAACCAAAATCAAAAGAACTATGGCCACTGGTAAAGAGAATGCACCAAGGATAGTGGTTCCGAAATCAAGCTCTAGAGAGAGGGCAGCTACAGTCAAAGTGCAGGTTCCTAAAGTTTCAAAGGAAAGAATCCCGGGAACTAGTTCTTCAACAACGTTGACTGGTGTAAAG GCAAGGGTAGATAATAGACGGGAAGTGAAGAATCCCCGAAAGATGGCCGAGCAGGTTTTCCTAAGATGA
- the LOC116020009 gene encoding cyclic nucleotide-gated ion channel 4-like, with product MASIHELEPSRSNDEYYETDEEEEDNEDEEAEEEDKFHGCNRSVFGGGGSRRRAGLFCGLFGKVLDPRATWVREWNRVFLLVCAAGLFVDPLFFYALSISDNCMCLFVDGWFATTATVLRCMTDALHLCNMWVQFKTDTRRTQVFGGDDATRRQHDNLVTRRAVASRYLKAKKGFLFELFVILPLPQIVLWVTTPALLEKEKTATVMTVFLIVFLFQYLPKIYHSVGHLRRMQNLSGGYIFGTVWWGIALNMIAYFVASHAVGACWYLLGIQKAVKCLKEQCRASKGCSLGLLACEDPIYFGATTAAGDRSARWLWAENHQARTTCLAADNDNYAYGAYEWTVQLFTNENRLEKILLPIFWGLMTLSTFGNLECTTDWLEVVFIIVVLTSGLLLVTMLIGNIKVFLNATTSKKQAMHLKMRNLEWWMRKRRLRPELRQRVRNYERQRWAAMRGVDECQMIRNLPEGLRRDIKYHLCLDLVRQVPLFQHMDSLVLENICDRVKSLIFTKGETITREGDPVKRMLFIVRGHLQSSQHLRDGVKSCCMLGPGNFSGDELLSWCLRRPFVERLPPSSFTLTTLETTEAFGLDAQDVKYVTQHFRYTFVKEKVKRSARYYSPGWRTWAAVAIQLAWRRYRHRLTLCSLPFILPRRPPTRCSSIEEDRLRLYTALLTSAKPNEDEFDF from the exons ATGGCGAGCATCCATGAACTGGAACCTTCACGCAGTAATGATGAATACTACGAaactgatgaagaagaagaagataatgaaGACGAAGAAGCAGAAGAGGAAGACAAGTTTCACGGCTGCAATAGGAGCGTATTCGGCGGCGGCGGATCTCGCCGCCGTGCCGGATTATTCTGCGGCCTGTTTGGAAAG gTTTTAGACCCGAGGGCAACGTGGGTTCGAGAATGGAACCGGGTGTTCCTACTAGTATGCGCCGCCGGCCTGTTCGTCGATCCTCTGTTCTTCTACGCCCTCTCCATAAGCGACAACTGCATGTGCCTCTTCGTCGACGGGTGGTTCGCCACCACCGCCACCGTGCTCCGCTGCATGACCGACGCCTTGCACCTCTGCAACATGTGGGTGCAGTTCAAGACGGACACGCGGCGGACGCAGGTATTCGGCGGCGACGACGCGACACGACGGCAACACGACAACCTCGTCACCCGCCGCGCCGTCGCGTCTCGATATCTTAAAGCCAAAAAGGGTTTCCTCTTTGAACTCTTCGTCATCCTTCCTTTACCGCAG ATAGTATTATGGGTGACGACGCCGGCGTTACTGGAGAAGGAGAAGACGGCGACGGTGATGACGGTGTTCTTGATCGTCTTCCTCTTCCAATACCTTCCGAAGATCTATCATTCCGTCGGGCACTTACGGCGGATGCAGAATCTCTCCGGCGGCTACATATTCGGCACCGTTTGGTGGGGAATCGCTCTCAACATGATCGCATATTTCGTAGCCTCTCAT GCTGTAGGGGCATGTTGGTATTTGCTAGGGATACAAAAGGCTGTTAAGTGCTTGAAAGAGCAATGTAGGGCGAGTAAGGGTTGCAGCCTGGGATTGCTGGCTTGTGAAGACCCTATTTATTTTGGAGCCACCACCGCGGCCGGCGACCGGTCTGCGCGGTGGCTGTGGGCAGAGAACCACCAGGCAAGGACAACTTGCCTGGCGGCGGACAACGATAATTATGCTTATGGAGCATATGAATGGACAGTTCAACTTTTCACAAATGAAAATCGTTTGGAGAAGATACTCCTTCCCATCTTCTGGGGACTCATGACTCTCAg TACTTTTGGTAACTTGGAGTGCACCACAGATTGGCTAGAAGTGGTTTTCATCATCGTCGTTCTCACTAGTGGGCTTCTTCTGGTCACCATGTTGATCGGTAACATCAAG GTGTTTTTGAATGCGACGACGTCGAAGAAACAGGCGATGCATTTGAAGATGCGGAACCTGGAGTGGTGGATGAGGAAGAGGCGGTTGAGGCCGGAGCTCCGGCAGAGAGTTAGGAACTACGAGCGGCAGCGCTGGGCGGCGATGCGCGGCGTCGATGAGTGCCAAATGATCCGAAATCTGCCGGAAGGCCTCCGGAGAGACATCAAATATCATCTCTGCTTGGACTTAGTTAgacag GTACCATTGTTTCAGCATATGGATAGTTTGGTCCTGGAGAACATATGTGATCGTGTCAAATCCCTTATATTTACAAAAGGAGAAACG ATAACCAGGGAGGGAGACCCGGTGAAGAGAATGCTATTCATAGTTCGAGGCCATCTCCAGAGCAGCCAACACCTCCGGGACGGCGTGAAGAGCTGCTGCATGCTAGGTCCGGGCAACTTCAGCGGCGACGAGCTCCTCTCCTGGTGTCTCCGCCGCCCCTTCGTGGAGCGCCTCCCGCCCTCCTCCTTCACGCTCACCACGCTCGAGACCACCGAGGCTTTCGGCCTCGACGCGCAGGACGTCAAGTACGTCACGCAGCACTTCCGCTACACGTTCGTCAAGGAGAAGGTGAAGCGGAGCGCGCGGTATTACTCGCCCGGATGGAGGACCTGGGCCGCCGTCGCGATTCAGCTCGCCTGGCGCCGATATAGGCACCGCCTCACGCTGTGTTCTCTGCCGTTTATTTTGCCGAGGAGGCCGCCGACGAGGTGCTCGTCGATCGAAGAGGATCGGCTCAGGCTTTATACGGCTTTGTTGACTTCCGCGAAACCTAATGAAGACGAGTTTGATTTCTAA
- the LOC116020085 gene encoding dynein light chain 2, cytoplasmic encodes MLEGKAVIGETDMLQTMQRDALDLAAKALDFFDVTDSTEIARFIKQEFDRAYGSSWQCIVGTDFASFVTHCSGCFIYFHVGSLAILLFKGSTGSDADEEPHPFPPPLQKVA; translated from the exons ATGCTAGAAGGCAAAGCAGTGATAGGCGAAACAGATATGCTGCAGACCATGCAGCGAGATGCACTTGACTTAGCAGCAAAAGCCCTCGATTTCTTCGACGTCACAGACTCCACTGAGATCGCCCGTTTCATTAAACAG GAATTTGATAGGGCATATGGAAGCAGTTGGCAATGCATTGTTGGGACGGATTTCGCTTCATTTGTGACGCACTGCTCCGGCTGTTTCATCTATTTCCACGTCGGCAGCCTCGCCATTTTGCTCTTCAAGGGCTCAACCGGTTCCGACGCCGACGAGGAACCTCACCCGTTTCCGCCGCCTCTCCAAAAAGTAGCTTAG